The Haladaptatus cibarius D43 genome window below encodes:
- a CDS encoding NUDIX hydrolase, whose amino-acid sequence MTDDWRDHDWPVLESEIEYETGWYTGGYDLVEQPDGTTKKYYWAELPPAVVVLAVAGDEIVFVEQYRPAIGEACLECPAGIVEDGESYTTAGARELREETGFEANSLALLESFWVATGVLRHERGIVFAEGLTPTEQNLDDNEFLSVRAIPVDDALDAAREAPANDATIEALLLASEAGLIDG is encoded by the coding sequence ATGACCGACGACTGGCGCGACCACGACTGGCCGGTGCTCGAATCCGAAATCGAATACGAAACCGGCTGGTACACGGGCGGCTACGACCTCGTGGAGCAACCCGACGGGACGACGAAAAAATACTACTGGGCCGAACTCCCGCCAGCAGTGGTCGTGCTGGCCGTCGCGGGCGACGAAATCGTCTTCGTGGAACAGTACCGTCCCGCGATTGGAGAAGCCTGTCTGGAATGCCCCGCTGGAATCGTCGAGGATGGGGAATCCTACACCACTGCCGGGGCGCGAGAACTCCGCGAGGAAACGGGATTCGAGGCGAACAGCCTCGCACTGCTCGAATCCTTTTGGGTCGCCACGGGCGTTCTACGCCACGAGCGCGGCATCGTCTTCGCCGAGGGATTGACGCCGACCGAGCAAAATCTGGACGACAACGAGTTCCTTTCCGTCCGAGCGATTCCCGTCGATGACGCCTTGGATGCGGCACGCGAGGCACCCGCCAACGACGCGACTATCGAAGCACTGCTCCTCGCCAGCGAGGCAGGACTCATCGACGGATGA
- a CDS encoding acyl-CoA dehydrogenase family protein, protein MTSNPEQLDHSSSLDYAQFEQGRGMNYWEYDPVLRSEVARTGASDWSEDRFEEFGDTVGTVIADNSDTIDRHDPELHRYDRFGTLVNEVEYHPAQLENEELAYGAGIVADSFRSPPGRDSPESILHHLTMDYLLAYADVGLTCSVAMTAGVALVLERFDDGSLSDFYDGLTTRNYDDLLQGAMFLTERQGGSDVGVTETIAERPEGDESDDLWKLTGEKWFCSNVDSGAILTLARRPDAPEGTAGLSLFFVSETKRDGEQNDFYIRRLKDKLGTVSVPTAEVEFRETEAYLVGDTESGFKYISEMLNLERIANAFASCGLIGRALLESKVRAANREAFGQRIDRYPLMRRDLVEMAVAHEAATAFTFDAGKEFERYRQGDEDAFALMRLLVPIAKARTGRMAVEVASYAMEVQGGNGYVNDFVTHRLLRDAQVLPIWEGTSNVLSLDVLRSMARENAHEPALSRIRERLGGVEHDDLADLVETTREELGEVEEALVTLATSDDDYAQLHAKELAAYIFDVYTAGLLLAEADRELEQGRERKSLVARQFTTDAFGSAPARGITSGERLSLDVFEKIVRFESAE, encoded by the coding sequence ATGACATCAAATCCCGAACAACTCGACCACTCTTCCTCGCTCGATTACGCTCAGTTCGAGCAGGGACGCGGCATGAACTACTGGGAGTACGACCCAGTACTTCGCTCGGAAGTCGCCCGAACCGGGGCGAGCGACTGGTCAGAAGACCGATTCGAGGAGTTCGGCGACACCGTCGGAACAGTAATTGCCGACAACTCGGACACAATCGACCGCCACGACCCGGAACTGCATCGCTACGACAGATTCGGAACGCTCGTCAACGAAGTAGAATACCACCCGGCCCAACTGGAAAACGAGGAACTGGCCTACGGCGCAGGAATCGTCGCCGACTCGTTTCGGTCGCCACCCGGTAGGGACAGTCCGGAATCCATTCTTCACCATCTAACGATGGACTACCTGCTGGCCTACGCGGACGTGGGGCTGACCTGCTCGGTCGCCATGACCGCCGGTGTCGCGCTCGTGTTAGAGCGTTTCGATGACGGTTCCCTCTCCGACTTTTACGATGGACTCACGACCCGGAACTACGACGACCTCCTGCAAGGGGCGATGTTCCTCACCGAGCGTCAAGGCGGAAGCGACGTGGGTGTAACCGAAACCATCGCAGAGCGCCCGGAGGGTGACGAATCGGACGACCTGTGGAAACTCACAGGCGAAAAATGGTTCTGCTCGAACGTCGATTCCGGTGCGATTCTCACGCTCGCGCGGCGACCCGACGCACCCGAAGGAACCGCCGGACTGTCGCTGTTTTTCGTCTCCGAAACGAAACGCGACGGCGAGCAAAACGATTTCTACATTCGTCGCCTGAAGGACAAACTCGGTACCGTGAGCGTCCCGACGGCGGAAGTCGAGTTTCGGGAAACGGAGGCCTACCTCGTGGGCGACACCGAATCCGGATTCAAATACATATCCGAGATGCTCAATCTCGAACGAATCGCCAACGCGTTCGCATCGTGTGGCCTCATCGGTCGGGCGCTGTTGGAGAGCAAAGTTCGCGCCGCGAACCGAGAAGCGTTCGGCCAGCGGATCGACCGATATCCGCTGATGCGCCGGGATTTGGTGGAGATGGCAGTTGCACACGAAGCGGCGACGGCGTTCACGTTCGACGCCGGAAAGGAGTTCGAACGCTACCGGCAGGGCGACGAGGACGCCTTCGCGCTGATGCGACTGCTCGTTCCGATTGCGAAGGCCCGAACCGGGCGCATGGCGGTCGAGGTGGCATCTTACGCGATGGAGGTTCAGGGCGGAAACGGCTACGTGAACGATTTCGTAACACACCGACTCCTGCGGGATGCACAAGTGCTTCCGATTTGGGAAGGCACTTCGAACGTTCTCTCGCTCGACGTGCTTCGCTCGATGGCACGGGAAAACGCCCACGAACCCGCGCTTTCCCGCATTCGGGAACGACTCGGCGGTGTAGAACACGACGACCTCGCCGACCTCGTGGAAACGACGCGCGAGGAACTCGGTGAAGTAGAAGAGGCGCTGGTGACGCTGGCGACCAGCGACGACGACTACGCGCAACTCCACGCGAAAGAACTCGCGGCGTACATCTTCGACGTGTACACCGCAGGCCTTCTCCTCGCGGAAGCAGACCGAGAACTCGAACAAGGACGCGAGCGAAAATCGCTGGTTGCGCGGCAGTTCACCACCGATGCGTTCGGCTCTGCACCCGCACGCGGTATCACGAGCGGCGAGCGACTGTCGCTTGATGTGTTCGAAAAAATCGTTCGGTTCGAATCAGCGGAATAG
- a CDS encoding twin-arginine translocation signal domain-containing protein has translation MTGKDNNKSTANRRNVLQGIGAAGGLAVLGTPLAMSGIAQGMDGSCTEVSNVDCGSFSGSDCPEKLWKCSDK, from the coding sequence ATGACAGGAAAAGACAATAACAAGTCGACTGCAAACCGGCGTAACGTACTCCAAGGAATTGGTGCTGCAGGTGGACTGGCAGTCCTCGGCACACCGCTTGCAATGAGTGGAATAGCCCAAGGTATGGATGGTAGTTGCACCGAAGTTTCGAATGTTGATTGCGGTTCGTTTTCCGGATCAGATTGTCCTGAAAAATTATGGAAATGTTCTGATAAGTGA
- a CDS encoding DUF5809 family protein yields METHGTFSPEDESTAREQYESVGPAAQTVVKETAKAMEFDREEYRERVTGDVIETARDALFASLLSVTTGTREEFEDAIPENFDVHVEGSDNVENVAWHVAPATETVVAATYNEKENAAIATLQRIAFGRVYRDIV; encoded by the coding sequence ATGGAAACGCACGGAACCTTCTCCCCTGAAGACGAATCCACAGCACGCGAACAGTACGAGTCCGTTGGCCCGGCGGCCCAAACCGTCGTCAAGGAGACGGCGAAAGCGATGGAATTCGACCGCGAGGAGTACCGCGAGCGCGTAACGGGCGACGTGATCGAAACCGCTCGGGACGCGCTGTTCGCTTCGCTTCTCTCGGTTACCACCGGAACGCGCGAGGAGTTCGAGGACGCGATCCCCGAGAACTTCGACGTTCACGTGGAAGGGAGCGACAACGTCGAAAACGTCGCGTGGCACGTCGCACCCGCCACAGAAACCGTGGTTGCCGCGACCTACAACGAAAAGGAAAATGCGGCGATTGCGACCCTCCAGCGAATCGCCTTCGGCCGTGTCTACCGGGACATCGTTTAA
- a CDS encoding metal-dependent transcriptional regulator — protein sequence MSEVSASVGRYLSTIHLVSKSTGRPAKTGELATALDVSAASVTEMLTTLESRDLATYEKYKGARLTDEGEETAREVMWKHCLAENFLEDDLEIDSPEDTREMGQALSDDVASRLRELIDHPCAGQCSAPQTEYSECCDDVRGEEHVPN from the coding sequence ATGAGTGAGGTTTCCGCGAGCGTCGGGCGCTACCTCAGCACGATTCATCTCGTCAGCAAGAGCACCGGCCGCCCGGCAAAAACCGGAGAATTGGCGACTGCCCTCGACGTGAGCGCCGCCAGCGTCACGGAAATGCTGACGACGCTCGAATCGCGCGACCTCGCAACCTACGAGAAGTACAAGGGCGCACGACTCACCGACGAGGGCGAGGAGACGGCCCGCGAAGTGATGTGGAAACATTGCCTCGCCGAGAACTTTCTCGAAGACGACCTCGAAATCGACAGTCCCGAGGACACCCGCGAGATGGGCCAAGCCCTCTCGGACGATGTTGCGTCCCGACTTCGTGAGTTAATCGACCACCCCTGTGCTGGGCAATGCAGTGCGCCCCAAACCGAGTACAGCGAATGCTGTGACGACGTTCGCGGTGAGGAACACGTCCCGAACTAA
- a CDS encoding DUF5810 domain-containing protein, with product MGFACPVCETPQSDGEHLANHLAFAAMLGDDDHETWLDEHTPGWSEESPDELASRVTEHASEEEYPQVFEDTVHDHGHQHHGQQERSLETELQQTGGYGRDANIGAEAQSILNEARQMTEEMLDENGDTDGNGDADGNEDTDRKADDEDENE from the coding sequence ATGGGATTTGCGTGTCCGGTCTGCGAGACGCCACAGTCCGACGGGGAACACCTCGCCAACCATCTCGCGTTCGCCGCGATGCTCGGCGATGACGACCACGAAACGTGGTTGGACGAGCACACGCCGGGATGGAGCGAGGAGAGTCCGGACGAACTCGCATCGCGCGTCACGGAACACGCCTCGGAAGAGGAGTATCCGCAGGTGTTCGAGGATACGGTTCACGACCACGGCCATCAGCATCACGGCCAGCAGGAACGCAGTTTAGAGACCGAACTCCAGCAAACCGGCGGCTACGGACGTGACGCGAATATAGGTGCGGAAGCCCAATCCATCCTCAACGAAGCGCGACAGATGACCGAGGAGATGCTGGACGAAAACGGAGATACTGACGGGAACGGAGACGCTGACGGGAACGAAGACACTGACAGAAAAGCAGACGACGAGGACGAAAACGAATAG
- the rimI gene encoding ribosomal protein S18-alanine N-acetyltransferase encodes MTTTANEADAPTIRPAEDADLLAIFRIEKASFSQPWPFSAFQRYVGEPTFLVAAGDSKILGYVVADIVPNHGRALGHIKDLAVHPSRRGEGIGRQLLLRALNGLQARGVHSVKLEVRESNEPAISLYQEFGFHYFRTVPRYYGDGESALVMIVELD; translated from the coding sequence GTGACAACTACCGCGAACGAGGCGGACGCACCCACGATTCGCCCCGCCGAAGACGCGGATTTGCTCGCCATCTTCCGCATCGAGAAGGCGTCGTTTAGCCAGCCGTGGCCGTTTTCCGCGTTTCAGCGCTACGTCGGCGAACCGACGTTTCTGGTGGCCGCGGGCGACTCGAAAATCCTCGGGTACGTCGTCGCGGACATCGTGCCAAATCACGGGCGGGCGCTCGGCCACATCAAAGACCTCGCGGTGCATCCCTCTCGCAGAGGGGAGGGAATCGGGCGGCAACTGTTGCTGCGCGCGCTCAACGGCCTCCAAGCGCGCGGTGTTCATTCCGTCAAATTGGAGGTGCGAGAGAGCAACGAACCCGCGATTTCCCTGTATCAGGAGTTCGGTTTCCACTACTTTCGAACCGTGCCGCGCTACTACGGCGACGGGGAGAGCGCGCTCGTGATGATAGTCGAACTCGATTGA